One Telluria mixta DNA window includes the following coding sequences:
- a CDS encoding ShlB/FhaC/HecB family hemolysin secretion/activation protein, with translation MTHHLKLLPLAMLVAASLPALAQQTSLQENARQLPQPRTGTVPAVQPTPAAAPVQAGGQQVLLRRVVISGNTRIGSDALLAAIGPVEGKSFDFAGLAALAARVTAHYQQAGYPFARAYLPQQDLSSGELRIEVLEGRYGKVVAQGEPAFIGGAQGFLSALPHGDIIESGRLERVTLLLDDQPGVRTVPLVRPGEEVGTGDLLVDVKRDHRYKGEAGLDNYGTRATGRMRAHASVDVDSPFMLGDQIAAQALYTQEGMWFGSLAYSAPLGYGGLRGRASYTHSYYDLAGSFAALGARGTADVASVGLSYPIVRSQVRNLTLSASVDHKRLHDRQDATLTNTQKSSTVVPVTLSFDVRDQFLHAGITFGALSWTRGQLGMNGDTEAIDSASARSAGGFNRFNLDLARIQSLNDRLDVYARVSAQWTGHNLDSSEKLGLGGVNGVRAYPNGEGYGDMGWVAQTEVRYAVGAVVPYLFYDAGRVTLNKSPWTTLDNHRSLGGGGIGVRYARDAWAAGVTVAWRSHGGASQTDDATHSPAVLANVAYRF, from the coding sequence ATGACTCATCACCTGAAACTCCTGCCGCTGGCCATGCTGGTCGCGGCATCCCTGCCGGCCCTGGCGCAACAGACGTCGCTGCAGGAAAACGCGCGGCAACTGCCGCAGCCCCGCACGGGCACCGTCCCCGCCGTGCAACCGACTCCTGCCGCGGCCCCCGTGCAGGCGGGCGGCCAGCAGGTGCTGCTGCGCCGCGTCGTCATCAGCGGCAATACGCGCATCGGCAGCGACGCGCTGCTGGCAGCCATCGGTCCCGTGGAAGGCAAGTCGTTCGACTTCGCCGGCCTCGCGGCCCTGGCCGCGCGCGTGACGGCGCACTACCAGCAGGCCGGCTACCCGTTCGCCCGCGCCTACCTGCCGCAGCAGGACTTGTCCAGCGGCGAGCTGCGCATCGAGGTGCTGGAAGGCCGCTATGGCAAGGTCGTCGCCCAGGGCGAACCGGCGTTCATCGGCGGCGCGCAGGGCTTCCTGTCCGCGCTGCCGCACGGCGACATCATCGAAAGCGGCCGCCTGGAACGCGTGACCTTGCTGCTGGACGACCAGCCGGGCGTGCGCACGGTGCCGCTCGTGCGGCCGGGCGAGGAAGTGGGCACCGGCGACCTGCTCGTCGACGTGAAGCGCGACCACCGCTACAAGGGCGAGGCGGGCCTGGACAACTACGGCACCCGCGCGACGGGGCGCATGCGTGCGCACGCGAGCGTCGACGTGGACAGCCCGTTCATGCTGGGCGACCAGATCGCCGCGCAGGCGCTGTACACGCAGGAGGGCATGTGGTTCGGCTCCCTGGCCTATTCGGCGCCGCTGGGCTACGGCGGCCTGCGCGGCCGTGCCAGCTACACGCATTCTTACTACGACCTCGCCGGCAGCTTTGCCGCGCTGGGCGCGCGCGGCACGGCCGACGTGGCCAGCGTGGGCCTGTCGTACCCGATCGTGCGTTCGCAGGTGCGCAACCTGACCCTGTCGGCCAGCGTCGACCACAAGCGCCTGCACGACCGCCAGGATGCCACGCTGACGAACACGCAGAAATCGAGCACCGTCGTCCCCGTGACGCTGTCGTTCGACGTGCGCGACCAGTTCCTCCACGCCGGCATCACGTTCGGCGCGCTGAGCTGGACCCGCGGCCAGCTGGGCATGAATGGCGACACGGAGGCGATCGATTCCGCCAGCGCCCGTTCGGCGGGCGGCTTCAACCGCTTCAACCTGGACCTGGCGCGCATCCAGTCGCTGAATGACCGCCTGGACGTGTACGCGCGGGTGTCGGCGCAGTGGACGGGCCATAACCTGGATTCGTCGGAGAAGCTGGGCCTGGGTGGCGTGAACGGCGTGCGCGCCTACCCGAACGGCGAAGGCTATGGCGACATGGGCTGGGTGGCGCAGACGGAAGTCCGCTATGCGGTCGGTGCCGTGGTGCCTTACCTGTTCTACGATGCGGGCCGCGTCACCTTGAACAAGTCGCCGTGGACCACGCTGGACAACCACCGTTCCCTGGGCGGCGGCGGTATCGGCGTGCGCTATGCGCGCGATGCGTGGGCGGCCGGCGTCACGGTGGCGTGGCGTTCGCACGGCGGCGCGTCGCAGACGGACGATGCCACGCATTCGCCGGCCGTGCTGGCGAACGTCGCCTATCGCTTCTGA
- a CDS encoding glycoside hydrolase family 28 protein, which produces MPLPSFSRRRFAFSLLSFPLWSHAASDGKRVSIADTGAVADGTTVNTRAIQAAIDRLAGQGGGTVVVPSGVFVSGALFLKPRVHLHLDQGAVLRCSTDMRHFPVQRTRIEGHFEERFNPGLINASGCDGLTITGEGTLDGAGRPIWDQFWKLRNASKEKGNFRNLDVPRARLAVIEGSRGVTIDGITFKDSQFWNLHLYRCRDVVVRNAAFEVPDDYVQAPSTDGIDIDSCQDVLVDGCRFSVTDDCIAAKGTKGPHALEDKDSPPTERIRVRNCTFRRGHALFTCGSEATVVRDVVVERCRVQDVGAIAHLKLRPDTPQRYEDITFRDLVLESSKGEIVAIRPWSQYFDLKGEAPPRSSVRGLVLDGLRGRFGAFGIVAPNPGQTDIGGLVLRNMDLQLTDERLQVKDAGKPVVENVVVNGKPYVV; this is translated from the coding sequence ATGCCATTGCCTTCATTCTCTCGCCGCCGTTTCGCCTTCTCACTGCTGTCCTTCCCGCTCTGGAGCCATGCGGCGTCGGACGGCAAGCGCGTGTCCATCGCCGACACCGGTGCCGTCGCCGACGGCACCACGGTCAATACGCGCGCCATCCAGGCCGCCATCGACCGTCTGGCCGGGCAGGGTGGCGGCACGGTCGTCGTGCCCTCCGGCGTCTTCGTCAGCGGCGCGCTGTTCCTCAAGCCTCGCGTCCATCTGCACCTCGACCAGGGCGCCGTGCTGCGCTGCTCGACGGACATGCGCCACTTCCCCGTCCAGCGCACGCGCATCGAGGGCCACTTCGAAGAGCGGTTCAATCCGGGCCTGATCAATGCCTCGGGCTGCGACGGCTTGACGATCACGGGCGAGGGCACGCTCGACGGCGCCGGCCGCCCGATCTGGGACCAGTTCTGGAAACTGCGCAACGCGTCGAAGGAGAAGGGCAACTTCCGCAACCTGGACGTGCCGCGTGCCCGGCTGGCCGTCATCGAAGGCTCGCGCGGTGTGACCATCGACGGCATCACGTTCAAGGATTCACAGTTCTGGAACCTGCACCTGTACCGCTGCCGCGACGTGGTCGTCAGGAACGCGGCCTTCGAGGTGCCGGACGATTACGTGCAGGCCCCCAGCACGGACGGCATCGACATCGACAGTTGCCAGGACGTGCTCGTCGACGGCTGCCGTTTTTCCGTGACGGACGACTGCATCGCCGCGAAGGGTACGAAGGGTCCGCACGCGCTCGAGGACAAGGACAGCCCGCCGACGGAACGCATCCGCGTGCGCAACTGCACGTTCCGGCGCGGCCATGCGCTGTTCACGTGCGGGAGCGAGGCGACCGTCGTGCGTGACGTCGTCGTCGAGCGTTGCCGCGTGCAGGACGTGGGCGCCATCGCGCACCTGAAGCTGCGGCCGGACACGCCGCAGCGCTACGAGGACATTACGTTCCGCGACCTCGTGCTGGAGTCAAGCAAGGGCGAGATCGTGGCGATCCGGCCGTGGAGCCAGTACTTCGACCTGAAAGGCGAGGCGCCGCCGCGCTCGAGCGTGCGGGGCCTCGTGCTGGACGGCCTGCGCGGCCGCTTCGGCGCCTTCGGCATCGTGGCGCCGAACCCGGGGCAGACCGACATCGGCGGGCTCGTGCTGCGGAACATGGATCTGCAACTAACCGACGAGCGGCTGCAGGTGAAAGACGCGGGCAAGCCGGTGGTGGAGAACGTCGTGGTCAACGGCAAGCCCTACGTCGTGTAA
- the gudD gene encoding glucarate dehydratase: MTTIVTSAPVVTELRVVPVAGQDSMLLNLSGAHGPWFTRNIVILKDSAGNTGLGEVPGGEKIRQTIEDARPLVVGKTLGEYNNVLNAMRAAFADRDAGGRGQQTFDLRTTIHAVTAVESALLDLLGQFMGVPVAALLGEGMQRNAVEMLGYLFYVGDRKKTDLAYRGEPDADNDWFRLRNEQALTPDAIVRLCEAARDRYGFNDFKLKGGVLSADDEMDAIVAMHERFPDARITLDPNGAWSLAEAIRVCRDKHGILAYAEDPCGAENGFSGREVMAEFRRATGLPTATNMIATDWRQMAHSIQLQSVDIPLADPHFWTMQGSVRVAQLCQMFGLTWGSHSNNHFDISLAMFTHVGAAAPGKVTAIDTHWIWQDGQRLTKEPLKIEGGLVHVPAKPGLGIELDELELEKAHQAYKNMGLGARDDAVAMQFLIPGWKFDNKRPCLVR; this comes from the coding sequence ATGACCACCATCGTTACCAGCGCCCCCGTCGTCACCGAACTGCGCGTCGTCCCCGTCGCCGGCCAAGACAGCATGCTGCTGAACCTGTCCGGCGCGCACGGCCCCTGGTTCACCCGCAATATCGTCATCCTCAAGGACAGCGCGGGCAATACGGGCCTCGGCGAGGTGCCGGGAGGCGAAAAGATCCGCCAGACCATCGAAGACGCGCGCCCCCTCGTCGTCGGCAAGACGCTGGGCGAGTACAACAACGTCCTGAACGCCATGCGCGCCGCCTTCGCCGACCGCGACGCGGGCGGCCGCGGCCAGCAGACGTTCGACCTGCGCACGACGATCCACGCCGTCACGGCCGTGGAATCCGCCCTGCTCGACCTGCTCGGGCAGTTCATGGGCGTGCCCGTCGCCGCGCTGCTGGGCGAAGGCATGCAGCGCAACGCCGTCGAGATGCTGGGCTACCTGTTCTACGTGGGCGACCGCAAAAAGACGGACCTCGCGTACCGCGGCGAGCCGGATGCGGACAACGACTGGTTCCGCCTGCGTAACGAGCAGGCGCTGACGCCGGACGCCATCGTGCGCCTGTGCGAGGCCGCGCGCGACCGCTACGGCTTCAACGACTTCAAGCTGAAGGGCGGCGTGCTGTCGGCCGACGACGAGATGGATGCGATCGTCGCGATGCACGAGCGCTTCCCGGATGCGCGCATCACGTTGGACCCGAACGGCGCGTGGTCGCTGGCGGAAGCGATCCGCGTGTGCCGCGACAAGCACGGCATCCTCGCGTACGCGGAAGACCCGTGCGGCGCCGAGAACGGTTTCTCGGGGCGCGAAGTGATGGCCGAATTCCGCCGTGCCACCGGCCTGCCGACGGCGACCAACATGATCGCCACGGACTGGCGCCAGATGGCCCACTCGATCCAGCTGCAATCCGTCGACATCCCGCTCGCCGACCCGCACTTCTGGACGATGCAGGGCTCCGTGCGCGTGGCGCAGTTGTGCCAGATGTTCGGCCTGACGTGGGGCTCGCACTCGAACAACCACTTCGACATCTCGCTCGCCATGTTCACGCACGTGGGCGCGGCGGCGCCGGGCAAGGTCACGGCGATCGACACGCACTGGATCTGGCAGGACGGCCAGCGCCTGACGAAGGAACCCCTGAAGATCGAGGGCGGCCTCGTGCACGTTCCGGCCAAACCGGGCCTCGGCATCGAGCTGGACGAGCTTGAACTGGAAAAAGCGCACCAGGCGTATAAGAACATGGGCCTGGGCGCACGCGACGATGCCGTTGCGATGCAATTCCTGATCCCCGGCTGGAAGTTCGACAACAAGCGCCCCTGCCTCGTGCGCTGA
- a CDS encoding LysR family transcriptional regulator, which produces MFEISQLRCFVAVAEELHFSRAAERLNMTQPPLSRQIRLLEHHVGAQLLERNSRTVRLTAAGKAFFPEAARILRIAEEAMFAARRAAKGEQGILAIGFTSASGYSLLPEVVRRLRERSPGVSLTLKELVSTMQVEALNAGELDLGLMRPHPVSGDLDSQLIATEALMLAIPDSDADLWPLEPTLADLHGRPFVMYSPYEARPFYQMLSERFARADVVPEVVEHIGQVHTMLALVRAGIGAALIAEGAARLKFDGVVMRRIATEPVDTVCTYRRNHDNPVLQLFLDEVLPTFRT; this is translated from the coding sequence ATGTTCGAGATCAGCCAGCTCCGCTGCTTCGTCGCCGTCGCCGAGGAATTGCATTTCAGCCGCGCAGCGGAGCGCCTGAACATGACGCAGCCCCCGCTGAGCCGCCAGATCCGCCTGCTGGAACACCATGTCGGCGCCCAGCTCCTCGAGCGCAACAGCCGCACGGTGAGGCTGACGGCCGCCGGCAAGGCCTTTTTCCCGGAAGCGGCGCGCATTCTCAGGATCGCGGAGGAAGCGATGTTTGCCGCCCGCCGCGCCGCGAAGGGCGAACAGGGCATCCTCGCCATCGGCTTCACGTCGGCGTCCGGCTACAGCCTGCTGCCGGAAGTCGTGCGGCGCCTGCGCGAGCGCTCGCCGGGCGTGTCGCTGACGTTGAAGGAACTCGTCAGCACCATGCAGGTGGAAGCACTGAACGCGGGCGAGCTTGACCTGGGCCTGATGCGTCCGCACCCCGTCAGCGGCGACCTGGACAGCCAGTTGATCGCGACGGAAGCCCTGATGCTGGCCATCCCCGACAGCGACGCCGACCTATGGCCTCTCGAACCGACCCTGGCCGACCTGCACGGCCGCCCGTTCGTCATGTATTCGCCGTACGAGGCGCGGCCGTTCTACCAGATGCTGAGCGAGCGCTTCGCCCGCGCGGACGTGGTGCCGGAGGTCGTAGAGCACATCGGCCAGGTGCACACGATGCTGGCGCTGGTGCGCGCGGGGATCGGCGCCGCCCTCATCGCGGAAGGCGCGGCCCGGCTGAAATTCGACGGCGTCGTCATGCGCCGGATCGCCACAGAGCCCGTCGACACGGTGTGCACCTATCGCCGCAACCATGACAACCCGGTACTGCAGCTCTTCCTGGACGAAGTACTGCCGACATTCCGGACCTGA
- a CDS encoding SDR family NAD(P)-dependent oxidoreductase, which yields MGFDQRIAIVTGASGGIGRATVRRLLQDGAGVMLAGLHLDRLDAVRADLGKEFDPARMATIACDVSREDQVVAAVDATIRQLGGWDYVVNNAGTMLFKKIEEQTEQDWRGILDVDLLGAFFFTKQAFLRMRRGGAIVNVSSVHAVETEPLVAPYAAAKAALLSLTRSAALEGKAKGIRVNAVLPGAVDTPMLWDNPNVKAGVEVIDKADVGAPEDLAAAIAFLLTDEARFVDGASLRVDGARLARL from the coding sequence ATGGGTTTCGACCAGCGCATCGCCATCGTCACCGGCGCATCCGGCGGCATCGGCCGGGCCACCGTGCGGCGCCTGCTGCAGGACGGGGCCGGCGTGATGCTCGCGGGCCTGCACCTGGACCGTTTGGACGCCGTCCGCGCGGACCTGGGCAAGGAGTTCGATCCCGCCCGCATGGCCACCATCGCCTGCGACGTGTCGCGCGAGGACCAGGTCGTCGCCGCCGTGGATGCCACGATCCGCCAGCTCGGCGGCTGGGACTATGTCGTCAACAACGCGGGCACGATGCTGTTCAAGAAAATTGAAGAACAGACGGAGCAGGACTGGCGCGGCATCCTCGACGTCGACCTGCTGGGCGCCTTCTTCTTCACCAAGCAGGCCTTCCTGCGCATGCGCCGGGGCGGGGCCATCGTCAACGTCTCCAGCGTGCATGCAGTGGAAACCGAGCCCCTCGTCGCGCCGTATGCGGCCGCGAAGGCGGCGCTGCTGTCGCTCACGCGCTCGGCGGCGCTGGAGGGCAAGGCGAAAGGCATCCGCGTGAATGCCGTGCTGCCCGGCGCCGTCGACACGCCCATGTTGTGGGATAACCCGAACGTGAAGGCGGGCGTCGAAGTCATCGACAAGGCCGACGTGGGCGCGCCCGAGGACCTCGCCGCCGCCATCGCGTTCCTGCTCACCGACGAGGCCCGCTTCGTCGACGGCGCGTCGCTGCGGGTCGATGGCGCGCGCCTCGCGCGGTTGTAG
- a CDS encoding NAD(P)/FAD-dependent oxidoreductase: protein MQSIVIVGGGVAGLELATRLGRRLGARHRERVILIDSAPTHFWKPLLHAVAAGTIDPADHMIDYARQAIDNHFTFVCGEVIDVDRTRRTLTVRSRFDDAPDAHTVIDYERLVLAYGSVTNFFGIPGAQEHCLALDSVTGAEAFRQRFLGLCAQAGRRRNARTDAGAPLLDIVIVGAGPTGIELAADLRHTVDTLAHYGLAGLESPHQVHIRIVERGPQVLPSLDAEASGLAVRKLRAMGIEICTDTAIAEVREDEVITTDGRVFPAAITVWAAGVKGPRFSTGLNVALNRNDQVVVDGHLASVTDPEIHAMGDCCTLLNPDKTAMAPPSAQAARQQAIYLATLLTHKAPDALPGFQYRDYGTLVSLGQAGAVGILRRAIGQRHLHVKGPFALAMYGLTYQRHVMGHLGLVRMCGNLLARWFRSKMLMPVRWH from the coding sequence ATGCAGTCCATCGTCATCGTCGGAGGCGGCGTCGCCGGCCTCGAACTTGCCACCCGCCTGGGACGCCGACTCGGCGCCCGCCACCGGGAACGCGTGATCCTCATCGACAGCGCACCGACCCACTTCTGGAAGCCCCTGCTGCACGCCGTCGCCGCCGGTACCATTGACCCGGCCGACCACATGATCGACTATGCGCGCCAGGCCATCGACAACCACTTCACGTTCGTCTGCGGCGAAGTGATCGACGTCGACCGCACCCGCCGCACGCTTACCGTCCGCAGCCGTTTCGACGACGCGCCGGATGCGCACACCGTCATCGATTACGAACGGCTCGTGCTGGCCTACGGCTCCGTCACGAACTTCTTCGGCATCCCCGGCGCGCAGGAACACTGCCTGGCGCTCGACAGCGTGACAGGCGCCGAAGCGTTCCGCCAGCGCTTCCTCGGCCTGTGCGCCCAGGCGGGACGGCGCCGCAATGCCCGCACGGATGCCGGCGCGCCGCTGCTGGACATCGTCATCGTGGGCGCCGGCCCGACCGGCATCGAACTGGCGGCCGACCTGCGCCACACGGTCGACACGCTGGCCCACTACGGCCTCGCGGGACTCGAATCGCCGCACCAGGTGCACATCCGCATCGTCGAGCGCGGGCCGCAGGTGCTGCCGTCGCTGGATGCCGAAGCCTCGGGCCTGGCCGTGCGCAAGCTGCGCGCGATGGGCATCGAGATCTGCACCGACACGGCGATCGCCGAGGTGCGCGAGGACGAGGTCATCACGACGGACGGCCGCGTGTTCCCCGCAGCGATCACCGTGTGGGCCGCCGGCGTGAAGGGGCCGCGCTTCAGCACGGGCCTGAACGTGGCGCTGAACCGCAACGACCAGGTGGTCGTGGATGGGCACCTGGCGAGCGTGACGGATCCGGAGATCCACGCGATGGGCGATTGCTGCACGCTGCTCAATCCGGACAAGACGGCGATGGCGCCGCCCAGCGCCCAGGCCGCGCGCCAGCAGGCCATCTACCTGGCGACGCTGCTGACGCACAAGGCGCCGGACGCGCTGCCGGGCTTCCAGTACCGCGACTACGGCACGCTCGTGTCGCTGGGACAGGCGGGCGCGGTGGGCATCCTGCGCCGCGCGATCGGCCAGCGCCACCTGCACGTCAAGGGGCCGTTCGCGCTGGCGATGTACGGCCTCACCTACCAGCGCCACGTGATGGGACACCTCGGCCTGGTGCGGATGTGCGGCAACCTGCTGGCGCGCTGGTTCCGGTCGAAGATGCTGATGCCGGTGCGCTGGCACTGA
- a CDS encoding LysR family transcriptional regulator, translating to MYPASFKQLQALMLVARHQSVSRAAEAMHVTQPAVSLHLKLLEEAAGLPLTRRQGRNIQMTAAGELLVGYAERILGLWEEAGDEIAALKGVTSGTLRIGAVMTAEHLLPPMLVRFTTGRPHVRIKLQVGSRPEVIGMLSRDEIDLAIMGTPPREFPTSASRFARHPMAFFVAPGHPLLAKDNVTLADIAAHNLLVRERGSGTRAAIERRYEEEGVALAISSELSSNEAIKQMTAAGLGVAFLSVHACTLEVRNRLLSVLPVPGVVVQGEWHVMHKAARAIPTVAASFHEFMVEHGQQVISDELENLAWPRRDPA from the coding sequence ATGTATCCAGCCAGCTTCAAACAACTGCAGGCGCTGATGCTGGTGGCGCGTCACCAGAGCGTGTCGCGCGCGGCCGAGGCGATGCACGTCACGCAGCCGGCCGTGTCGCTGCACCTGAAATTGCTGGAGGAAGCGGCCGGCCTGCCGCTCACGCGCCGCCAGGGCCGCAACATCCAGATGACGGCCGCGGGCGAGCTGCTGGTGGGCTACGCGGAGCGCATCCTCGGCCTGTGGGAAGAGGCGGGCGACGAGATCGCGGCACTGAAGGGCGTCACGTCCGGTACGCTGCGCATCGGCGCCGTGATGACGGCGGAGCACCTGCTGCCGCCGATGCTCGTGCGCTTCACGACGGGCCGTCCGCACGTGCGCATCAAGCTGCAGGTGGGCTCGCGCCCGGAGGTGATCGGCATGCTGTCGCGCGACGAGATCGACCTCGCCATCATGGGCACGCCGCCGCGCGAATTCCCGACCAGCGCGAGCCGCTTCGCGCGCCATCCGATGGCGTTCTTCGTCGCGCCGGGCCACCCGCTGCTGGCAAAGGACAACGTGACGCTGGCCGACATCGCCGCCCACAACCTGCTCGTGCGCGAACGCGGGTCGGGCACGCGCGCGGCGATCGAGCGGCGCTACGAGGAAGAGGGCGTGGCGCTGGCGATCAGCTCGGAGCTGTCGAGCAACGAGGCGATCAAGCAGATGACGGCGGCGGGGCTGGGCGTCGCCTTTTTGTCCGTCCACGCGTGCACGCTGGAAGTGCGCAACCGGCTGCTCAGCGTCCTGCCGGTGCCGGGCGTCGTCGTGCAGGGGGAATGGCACGTGATGCACAAGGCGGCGCGCGCGATTCCGACCGTGGCCGCGTCGTTCCACGAATTCATGGTGGAGCACGGCCAGCAGGTCATTTCGGACGAGCTGGAAAACCTGGCCTGGCCGCGCCGCGACCCGGCGTGA
- a CDS encoding bacterial transcriptional activator domain-containing protein — protein MSIRSVALAAAGLLVALHAGAEPAGSVAASPADAVQSITVTSQRNPSKWFRAESQHVILYSDTSQDEAQRLLDNLERLDDLLRIYTKGYARTGGPESRITLYYTARFDDLARLGAGLGSPSRETVGVYSSCNDGVAGFGTQLETIDTLDNDKLARYPLNVSLSFLFEAYARHFLYRHTDLRAPTWFIDGFAHYFSTVRFTDSRMAVGRWPTILGRYFGLLDGEMGSYALYYRDVLEQNENAGVGPDGRMRQQVEYAARSWLLVHYALSSEDNRRRLGAYLKAFHDGVPSVQAFERSFGIPVDDLSAAMWRYRLKGLQVLHVDRPGLPRAVVNVDVLPEASSDYLLAEAALKSCPSGAARQATIERVLDGAPPPGPSASVQVQRTVARALIDAGRPADALPYLDAALRKDDADADLHVLAGQAHLRLARGGAADRTLRLAEARRRFARALELAPALPGAALGKLSVDIMAGGDPGQDAIDDVLTAWHGSRDVGGLGRTAALVYAWRGDGIRAANLLRSMASNGRDPYTAAWAAAWQRRLDAGLTRDAIRAGLAAFPWSGPAFREWTIDATADINRIELSAGLQKVGRLFFAPPQPFQ, from the coding sequence ATGTCGATTCGCTCCGTCGCGCTGGCTGCCGCCGGCCTCCTCGTCGCTCTGCACGCCGGCGCCGAGCCGGCCGGTTCCGTCGCCGCTTCCCCTGCCGATGCGGTCCAGAGCATCACCGTCACGTCCCAGCGGAACCCGTCGAAATGGTTCCGTGCGGAGAGCCAGCACGTAATCCTGTATTCCGACACCAGCCAGGACGAAGCGCAGCGCCTGCTGGACAACCTGGAGCGGCTGGACGACCTGCTACGCATCTACACGAAGGGCTATGCCAGGACCGGCGGGCCGGAAAGCAGGATCACGCTCTACTACACGGCGCGCTTCGACGATCTCGCCCGACTGGGCGCCGGGCTTGGTTCGCCGTCGCGGGAAACCGTCGGCGTCTACAGCAGCTGCAACGACGGTGTGGCCGGATTCGGTACGCAGCTTGAGACCATCGACACGCTCGACAACGACAAGCTGGCCCGGTATCCGTTGAACGTCAGCCTGTCATTCCTGTTCGAGGCGTATGCGCGGCATTTCCTGTACCGGCACACCGACCTGCGGGCCCCGACCTGGTTCATCGACGGTTTCGCGCACTATTTTTCGACCGTGCGCTTCACGGACAGCCGCATGGCGGTCGGACGCTGGCCGACCATCCTCGGCCGCTACTTCGGCCTGCTGGACGGGGAAATGGGCAGCTACGCCCTGTACTACCGCGATGTGCTGGAGCAGAACGAGAACGCCGGCGTGGGCCCCGACGGCCGCATGCGCCAACAGGTCGAGTATGCGGCGCGGTCCTGGCTGCTCGTCCACTACGCCCTGTCGTCGGAAGACAACCGGCGCCGCCTGGGCGCCTACCTGAAGGCGTTCCATGATGGGGTGCCGTCCGTGCAGGCGTTCGAGCGGAGCTTCGGCATCCCCGTGGACGACCTGTCGGCGGCGATGTGGCGCTACCGCCTGAAAGGCTTGCAGGTGCTGCACGTCGACCGGCCGGGGCTGCCGCGCGCCGTCGTCAACGTCGATGTCCTGCCGGAAGCGTCGTCCGACTACCTGCTGGCCGAGGCCGCGCTGAAATCGTGCCCGTCCGGCGCGGCCCGGCAGGCGACGATCGAACGTGTGCTCGACGGGGCGCCGCCACCGGGTCCGTCCGCGAGCGTGCAGGTGCAGCGCACGGTGGCCCGCGCGCTGATCGACGCCGGCCGCCCCGCCGACGCGCTGCCCTACCTCGACGCGGCGCTGCGCAAGGACGACGCCGACGCGGACCTGCATGTGCTGGCGGGCCAGGCCCACCTGCGCCTGGCCAGGGGCGGCGCCGCCGACAGGACATTGCGGCTGGCCGAGGCACGGCGGCGTTTCGCGCGCGCGCTCGAACTCGCCCCCGCCCTGCCGGGCGCCGCACTCGGCAAGCTGTCCGTCGACATCATGGCCGGCGGCGATCCCGGCCAGGACGCCATCGACGACGTCCTGACGGCCTGGCACGGCAGCCGCGACGTGGGGGGCCTCGGCCGTACCGCGGCGCTCGTCTACGCCTGGCGCGGTGACGGCATCCGCGCCGCAAACCTGCTGCGCTCGATGGCCAGCAACGGGCGCGACCCGTACACGGCGGCCTGGGCCGCCGCCTGGCAGCGCCGGCTCGACGCCGGCCTGACCCGCGATGCGATCCGCGCCGGACTGGCCGCATTTCCCTGGTCCGGTCCTGCGTTCCGCGAATGGACAATCGATGCGACGGCAGATATCAACAGGATCGAACTGAGCGCCGGCCTGCAGAAGGTGGGAAGGTTGTTCTTCGCCCCGCCGCAGCCATTTCAATGA
- a CDS encoding ParD-like family protein yields MGIVNIEDELHDQIRKASTVSCRSINAQAAFWVRIGMLCELNPTQSFNEIMARELRAAGVVPQALKVAS; encoded by the coding sequence ATGGGCATCGTGAATATCGAAGACGAACTGCACGACCAGATCCGCAAGGCGAGCACGGTGTCGTGCCGCTCGATCAACGCGCAGGCCGCGTTCTGGGTCCGCATCGGCATGCTGTGCGAGCTGAATCCGACGCAGAGCTTCAACGAGATCATGGCGCGCGAGCTGAGGGCGGCGGGCGTCGTGCCACAGGCGCTCAAGGTGGCGTCATGA